One genomic segment of Catalinimonas alkaloidigena includes these proteins:
- a CDS encoding SusD/RagB family nutrient-binding outer membrane lipoprotein: MRTINKYTLLVLLIFVFSACGEDWLDINQDPNNPQDGTLNLILPAAQSAKAFRMTRDINKNTMVFTRQIYDLSESQYTQDPTTYSNDYDGLFANSLKEMQEVIEQGTEQEAWNYVGVAKIMKAHTYSIMVDLWGDLPFSESLNGEEVRSPEFTSANTIYDALLTLIDEALTDLEKESTLTLEGDLIYGGDLEQWTMAANTLKLRLYLNLRLVDPQRATTGINTLISGGNLITDNADDYEFQFASSLTPNNRHPLYQIEYVDGDKDYYMSNYFMYNLIKKADPRLPFYIYRQGSDDELDFETTPCSNRTDCVYGLLSATDLGEAGEGYIGRDHGDPSGIPGDNEIRATFGVYPIGGEYDDNERDEAGQGDGGQGAGIIPYLSNAMRAFMLAEAKITLPGVTVGETVEAYLEEGIRASMGKVEAIGLALDEDAEPMDEDAIDAYVADRLQEFSDAEGNNLKLNVVIKEKYYSLFGNGMEAFTDLRRTGFPADLPNSLAPAAPFPLRLPYSITELNTNSNAPSPPPALDTPIFWDIN, encoded by the coding sequence ATGAGAACAATAAACAAATATACATTATTAGTACTGCTCATCTTTGTTTTCAGCGCCTGTGGTGAAGATTGGCTGGATATCAACCAGGACCCCAATAATCCGCAGGATGGTACATTGAACCTGATTTTACCTGCGGCTCAGTCAGCCAAGGCATTTCGTATGACAAGAGACATCAACAAAAATACGATGGTATTTACCCGGCAGATTTACGACCTCAGTGAAAGCCAGTACACTCAGGACCCTACTACTTATTCTAATGACTATGATGGGCTTTTTGCCAATTCGTTGAAGGAAATGCAGGAAGTCATTGAGCAGGGAACTGAGCAGGAAGCCTGGAACTATGTAGGCGTGGCAAAGATCATGAAAGCCCATACCTACTCCATTATGGTTGATCTGTGGGGGGACCTGCCATTCTCTGAGTCATTAAACGGAGAAGAAGTACGCTCTCCGGAGTTTACCTCTGCCAATACCATTTACGATGCGCTCCTCACGCTCATAGATGAAGCCCTGACTGATCTGGAGAAAGAGTCTACCCTAACATTGGAAGGGGATTTGATTTATGGAGGTGACCTGGAGCAGTGGACAATGGCTGCCAATACGCTCAAACTCAGGCTTTATCTGAACCTCAGATTAGTTGATCCACAGAGAGCAACCACTGGTATCAACACATTGATCAGTGGAGGGAATTTGATTACCGACAATGCAGATGACTACGAATTTCAGTTTGCCAGTTCATTGACACCTAACAATCGCCATCCACTTTATCAGATAGAGTATGTGGATGGAGATAAGGATTATTACATGAGCAACTATTTTATGTATAACCTGATCAAAAAAGCAGACCCTCGTCTGCCGTTTTATATCTACCGCCAGGGAAGTGATGACGAGCTGGATTTTGAGACTACCCCTTGTAGTAACCGTACCGACTGTGTATACGGGCTGCTCAGCGCTACTGACTTGGGGGAAGCGGGAGAAGGCTACATCGGCAGGGATCACGGAGATCCTTCCGGCATCCCCGGTGACAATGAGATCAGGGCTACTTTTGGGGTGTATCCGATTGGTGGGGAATATGATGATAATGAGCGGGATGAAGCCGGTCAGGGTGATGGTGGACAAGGAGCAGGCATAATTCCCTACCTCAGCAATGCTATGCGGGCGTTTATGCTGGCAGAAGCTAAAATTACATTGCCTGGCGTAACAGTAGGTGAAACCGTAGAAGCCTATTTGGAAGAAGGGATACGTGCCTCCATGGGAAAGGTAGAGGCAATAGGCCTGGCACTGGATGAAGATGCCGAGCCTATGGATGAAGATGCCATTGATGCCTATGTCGCTGATCGTCTACAGGAGTTTAGTGATGCAGAGGGGAATAATCTCAAACTGAATGTAGTGATCAAAGAGAAATATTATTCACTCTTTGGCAATGGTATGGAAGCTTTTACCGATCTCCGCAGAACCGGTTTTCCTGCTGATTTGCCAAATAGCCTTGCTCCGGCAGCTCCATTTCCATTGCGCTTGCCCTACTCTATCACTGAGTTAAATACCAACAGTAACGCGCCATCACCTCCTCCGGCTTTGGACACACCGATATTTTGGGATATCAACTGA
- a CDS encoding helix-turn-helix domain-containing protein: protein MIRINFREDEVEALKFERYHNASARIQQKMEALYLKSKGLPHNEICRICEISKTTLITYLREYQKGGIDKLKSETKYKGRVKEVKPTRMGYKYISEQAYA, encoded by the coding sequence ATGATTAGAATTAATTTTAGAGAGGACGAAGTTGAAGCCCTCAAGTTTGAACGCTATCACAATGCGAGTGCCCGTATCCAGCAAAAAATGGAAGCATTGTACCTGAAAAGCAAGGGCCTGCCTCATAATGAAATATGCCGTATCTGTGAGATATCAAAAACCACTTTGATTACTTATCTGAGAGAGTACCAGAAAGGTGGAATAGACAAGCTGAAATCTGAAACCAAGTACAAAGGTAGAGTGAAAGAAGTAAAACCTACCCGTATGGGATACAAGTATATTTCTGAGCAGGCTTATGCCTGA
- a CDS encoding lysophospholipid acyltransferase family protein, translating to MIFLKLISHLPFPVLYLISDFMYFLLRYVVGYRKQVILKNLSASFPEKTEKELHQIKNQFYRHLGDVVVECVKTLTISKEDLNRRVQLLNPEAITPFFEKGQSVIGLSSHQGNWEWMLVSCSAQLPFHIDAVYMRLKNNFFDQLMRKIRGRFGATPIEKRTSFRSMMLQKKVSITAMVADQRAKSSQYQHYTSFLNQETGFYEGPERIAHKLKRPAFVVNMKRIKRGYYSIDFKVIDAPPFRQDAHYITEQYVRLIEEAIRERPAEWLWSHNRWKQKKQAPEIPASTKA from the coding sequence ATGATCTTCCTTAAACTCATATCGCACTTACCTTTTCCGGTACTCTATCTGATCTCAGACTTTATGTATTTTTTGCTGAGATATGTGGTGGGTTACCGCAAACAGGTAATTCTCAAAAACCTCAGCGCTTCATTTCCTGAAAAAACTGAAAAGGAGCTCCATCAGATCAAAAATCAGTTCTACCGTCATTTGGGGGATGTAGTGGTAGAATGTGTAAAAACCTTAACGATTTCAAAAGAAGACCTCAACCGAAGAGTACAGTTGCTTAATCCCGAAGCTATCACTCCTTTCTTTGAAAAAGGTCAGTCAGTCATCGGACTTTCTTCCCATCAGGGAAACTGGGAATGGATGTTGGTATCATGCAGCGCACAGTTACCCTTTCATATTGACGCTGTCTATATGCGCCTGAAAAACAACTTTTTTGACCAGCTCATGCGAAAAATCAGGGGCAGGTTCGGGGCCACGCCCATAGAAAAACGCACTTCTTTCCGAAGTATGATGCTACAAAAAAAAGTCAGCATTACCGCTATGGTAGCCGACCAAAGGGCAAAAAGCAGTCAGTATCAACACTACACCAGTTTTCTAAACCAGGAAACAGGCTTTTATGAAGGACCTGAACGTATTGCGCATAAGCTGAAGCGACCGGCCTTCGTGGTCAATATGAAGCGTATCAAGCGTGGGTACTATAGCATAGATTTCAAAGTGATAGATGCGCCTCCTTTCAGACAGGATGCGCATTATATCACTGAACAGTATGTGAGGTTGATTGAGGAGGCGATCCGGGAACGCCCTGCGGAATGGTTATGGTCACATAACCGCTGGAAACAAAAAAAGCAGGCACCAGAGATACCTGCTTCTACTAAAGCCTAA
- a CDS encoding CBS domain-containing protein, translating to MKISASLYSNKVKSLEELVKELDALNIDSFHIDCNDNPAVFDDIAQIRKISGTPIDLHIISSEPEKYLDQIVRHEIEYVQFQYEDMRGKNFSLPKNRTQYGLAVVSDTPLEIFEQYQDQYSFILLMTTTPGQSGGVFRKDNFNRIRRFGKMFPAKKIHVDGGVNDEVSFILRSMGVDSAVSGSFLVNHTSMGAALMGLKMQDVSSHYQVKDIVIDKENLPVLDINTCTFPEVLQAIESFDLGFTLFTDNSQKLAGIASNADVRRGLLNNIEDFNQTRVADVVNTTPISIREEATISDMLALVTSKSFPILFLPVVNANQQLTGAVTFNNLIRGEV from the coding sequence TTGAAAATTTCCGCATCATTATATTCAAATAAAGTTAAGTCGCTGGAAGAACTGGTAAAAGAACTGGATGCGCTTAATATTGATTCCTTTCATATTGATTGCAACGATAATCCGGCAGTCTTTGATGATATCGCACAGATCAGGAAGATCAGTGGTACACCCATTGACCTGCATATCATTTCTTCGGAGCCAGAGAAATACCTGGACCAGATTGTACGCCATGAGATAGAGTACGTGCAATTTCAGTATGAGGATATGCGAGGGAAAAATTTCAGCCTCCCGAAAAACCGTACGCAGTATGGTCTGGCGGTGGTTTCAGATACGCCGCTGGAAATTTTTGAGCAGTATCAGGATCAATATTCCTTTATTCTGCTGATGACGACCACGCCCGGCCAGAGTGGAGGTGTCTTCCGGAAAGACAATTTTAACCGCATTCGCAGATTTGGAAAGATGTTTCCCGCTAAGAAAATCCATGTGGATGGTGGAGTGAATGATGAAGTCTCTTTTATCCTGAGAAGTATGGGCGTAGATTCTGCGGTATCCGGTTCTTTTTTGGTCAATCATACCTCTATGGGCGCCGCCCTGATGGGACTTAAAATGCAGGACGTAAGCTCTCACTACCAGGTAAAAGATATAGTCATTGACAAAGAAAATCTTCCGGTACTGGACATTAACACCTGCACTTTCCCTGAAGTGCTCCAAGCCATAGAAAGCTTTGACCTTGGCTTTACTTTGTTTACAGATAATAGCCAAAAACTCGCTGGAATTGCGAGTAATGCTGATGTGAGAAGAGGGTTACTCAATAATATTGAAGATTTCAACCAAACCCGTGTGGCTGATGTAGTAAACACTACACCCATAAGCATACGGGAAGAGGCCACTATTTCTGATATGCTGGCTTTGGTCACCAGTAAATCATTTCCTATTTTGTTTTTGCCGGTAGTCAACGCAAACCAGCAACTTACCGGCGCGGTAACATTTAATAACCTAATCAGAGGAGAAGTATGA
- the aroF gene encoding 3-deoxy-7-phosphoheptulonate synthase, protein MIIHLKENIDEIEAVKLAEQSRSAYYKKHGQYVLITSSSDKELPAALESVADEYFVMSSDIQLASRQYRAQVREVQVGKNVQLGGAHDNTLLITGPCSIESKEQITQSANLLKELNITTLRAGCFKPRTSPYSFQGLGMEGLRMLAEVREEYGLNIITEVRDATHVDAVIEYADIVQVGSKAMYDQGILRTCGKANKPVLLKRHFGATLQEFVQAAEFILSGGNEQVMLCERGIRTFETKTRFSLDLCGVAYLKEHTNLPVVLDPSHAMGIAYGIPDLTRACVAMGVDGLLIETHPTPKTAKSDAAQQLNHDEFRALYRTLEPIAGAIGRRII, encoded by the coding sequence ATGATTATTCATCTGAAAGAAAATATAGACGAAATTGAAGCGGTTAAGCTTGCGGAGCAAAGCAGGTCAGCTTATTACAAAAAGCACGGTCAGTATGTGCTGATCACCTCCTCTTCGGATAAGGAACTTCCTGCTGCCCTGGAATCTGTTGCCGACGAATATTTTGTGATGAGCAGTGATATTCAACTGGCGAGCAGGCAGTATAGAGCGCAGGTACGGGAAGTTCAGGTAGGAAAAAACGTGCAACTGGGTGGTGCTCATGATAATACCCTGCTAATCACCGGCCCCTGTTCTATTGAGTCCAAAGAGCAGATTACCCAAAGTGCGAACTTACTGAAAGAGCTGAACATCACTACGCTGCGTGCCGGTTGCTTTAAGCCCAGAACCTCGCCCTACTCTTTTCAGGGATTAGGGATGGAAGGCCTGCGAATGCTGGCTGAAGTACGCGAAGAGTACGGACTCAATATTATTACTGAAGTAAGAGATGCCACCCATGTAGATGCGGTCATTGAATATGCGGATATTGTACAGGTAGGCTCCAAGGCTATGTATGATCAGGGGATTTTGAGGACTTGTGGCAAAGCGAACAAACCGGTACTGCTGAAAAGACATTTCGGGGCTACTTTGCAGGAGTTTGTACAGGCTGCCGAGTTTATTCTTTCCGGAGGTAATGAGCAGGTGATGCTATGCGAAAGAGGGATTCGTACCTTTGAAACCAAAACCCGTTTCTCCTTAGACTTATGTGGAGTAGCTTATCTGAAAGAACACACCAACCTGCCGGTAGTGCTTGATCCCAGCCATGCAATGGGGATTGCTTACGGTATTCCTGATTTGACGCGTGCCTGTGTAGCGATGGGTGTGGATGGGCTGCTGATAGAAACGCACCCTACGCCTAAAACCGCCAAGTCCGATGCTGCGCAGCAACTTAATCATGATGAGTTCCGTGCCTTGTATCGCACCCTTGAGCCCATTGCCGGAGCAATAGGAAGGAGAATTATATAG
- a CDS encoding KdsC family phosphatase, whose protein sequence is MFLELRHIKLIVLDIDGTLTDGGVYITENGDEFKKYNTKDGMAIKRLIKKGIHIAFLSASSSLRTVTKRAEMLGVKYCYVGNHPKTEVLHSWLEELKLELSQVLFMGDDINDLEIMRKVGVSACPADAVPHIREEAKIVLSRKGGDACFRELVDLYFPLLD, encoded by the coding sequence ATGTTCCTAGAACTCCGCCACATCAAACTTATAGTATTGGATATTGATGGTACACTTACCGACGGAGGTGTATACATCACCGAGAATGGAGATGAATTCAAAAAATACAATACCAAAGATGGGATGGCCATCAAGCGTCTGATCAAAAAAGGAATACATATCGCTTTCCTGAGTGCCAGCAGTAGCTTAAGAACGGTGACCAAAAGAGCGGAAATGCTGGGCGTAAAATATTGCTATGTTGGTAACCACCCTAAAACCGAAGTGCTACATTCCTGGCTAGAAGAGCTGAAGCTTGAGCTGTCACAGGTACTTTTTATGGGAGATGATATAAACGACCTGGAAATTATGAGGAAAGTAGGAGTGTCTGCCTGTCCGGCGGATGCAGTTCCGCATATCAGAGAAGAAGCTAAAATCGTGCTCTCCCGCAAAGGAGGGGATGCCTGCTTCCGTGAATTAGTTGACCTTTATTTTCCTCTGTTGGATTAG
- a CDS encoding BatA domain-containing protein: MSFVYPQFLWGLLALSIPIIIHLFNFRRTKKVYFSNTFFLRNVKETTTSKLKVKHLLILLARLLFITFLVLTFAQPFLPGKESADSGNNAEKMVYIYMDNSLSMSSELSSNARAIDQGVNYIEEILALYPRNTQYKFLTNEFGNFSRVPKSSDELSELIAEVELSGVIRSGSEILNKIQSDISSSAFGQETDAQADIYVISDFQRSTFGDPEAFTEDTTHNIKLVPISSSFESNVFVDSIYLANPFVLADEANELAVTLKNDGNEDITDQIVRLLINEEQVASASLNIPSDASGTVRFSLNFPLQQNNRSQIVFDDYPVTFDNEFYFTLNLGDKISVLEIKSEQLSVQDSSSVAKVYANKSIFDLQSFGVGNLDYSLIESSDLIVMNEIGNTGDEANRAVIPYLREYISQGGHIMFIPPSSGDISLLSEITGNTGISAERIVVPDSVDVDRPPLANLDMANPFYDGMFEGETENFVMPYAEKILQHNLQGEALLNYRTGEPYLLNLSKRYIMAENGSSDQISFFSTPLRDPVTNIHRHAIFVPVMYRLASRSKSMNNQLYYYVDNPVIALETASFNNESSDEQSDGPDRRYLYKLIREGEEVIPSQRMISGRLLMEIPQGVIQAGFYELVRVEESASGEGNPEPLTTLSFNIDENESLIMQYDVSDLEDIFENSANVNIYEAENVEAFAGMIRSEQTNTALWKYTLLMALLCLLTEILLIRFL; the protein is encoded by the coding sequence ATGAGTTTTGTATATCCGCAGTTTTTGTGGGGGTTGTTGGCTTTGAGCATCCCCATTATTATACATTTATTTAATTTCAGAAGGACCAAAAAAGTATATTTTAGCAATACCTTTTTTCTAAGAAATGTAAAAGAAACAACCACTTCCAAGCTGAAGGTGAAGCATTTGCTCATTCTTCTTGCCCGCTTACTCTTTATCACTTTCCTTGTGCTCACTTTTGCACAGCCTTTTCTTCCGGGAAAAGAAAGTGCTGATAGCGGCAACAACGCCGAAAAAATGGTTTATATCTATATGGACAATTCTCTGAGCATGTCGTCAGAATTGAGTTCCAATGCACGGGCGATAGATCAGGGTGTCAATTATATTGAAGAGATTCTTGCTCTCTACCCCCGCAATACGCAATATAAATTTTTGACCAATGAGTTTGGTAATTTCTCAAGGGTACCCAAGAGCAGTGACGAACTAAGTGAACTGATTGCTGAAGTAGAACTGAGCGGTGTCATCAGGAGCGGTAGTGAAATACTGAATAAAATACAAAGCGATATCAGTAGCAGTGCATTCGGACAGGAGACTGATGCGCAAGCTGATATTTATGTGATCTCTGATTTTCAACGTTCTACTTTTGGTGACCCTGAAGCATTTACTGAAGATACTACCCATAACATTAAACTGGTACCTATCAGCAGCAGCTTTGAATCCAATGTGTTTGTAGATTCTATCTACCTGGCCAACCCATTCGTACTGGCTGATGAGGCTAATGAACTGGCGGTAACCCTAAAGAATGATGGTAACGAAGACATAACTGATCAGATCGTCAGACTGCTTATCAATGAAGAACAGGTAGCCAGCGCCAGCCTTAATATTCCTTCCGATGCCAGTGGCACAGTACGGTTCAGCCTGAATTTTCCCCTGCAGCAAAACAATCGTAGTCAGATCGTTTTTGATGACTATCCGGTAACTTTTGACAATGAGTTCTATTTTACCCTAAACCTGGGAGATAAAATTTCAGTGCTGGAAATTAAATCTGAACAACTCAGCGTTCAGGATAGTAGCTCAGTAGCCAAAGTTTATGCTAATAAGAGCATATTTGATCTCCAGTCCTTTGGAGTGGGAAACCTGGATTATAGTCTGATAGAAAGCTCAGACTTAATCGTGATGAACGAAATCGGGAACACAGGCGATGAGGCTAACCGGGCGGTTATTCCCTACCTGCGCGAGTACATCAGTCAGGGCGGGCACATCATGTTTATTCCCCCCTCCAGTGGTGATATATCCCTACTGTCTGAGATTACCGGCAATACAGGAATATCGGCAGAGCGCATCGTAGTTCCTGACTCAGTAGATGTGGATCGTCCTCCGCTCGCAAATCTGGACATGGCGAATCCTTTCTACGATGGTATGTTTGAAGGTGAAACTGAAAACTTTGTAATGCCTTATGCTGAGAAGATTCTTCAACACAATCTCCAGGGAGAAGCTTTACTCAACTATCGTACTGGTGAACCATATTTATTGAATCTCAGTAAGCGCTACATCATGGCTGAAAATGGCTCTTCTGACCAGATTTCTTTTTTCTCCACACCATTACGAGATCCTGTTACCAATATACACCGCCATGCGATTTTTGTGCCTGTGATGTATCGGCTGGCATCCCGAAGCAAATCCATGAACAATCAGTTATATTATTATGTAGATAATCCGGTAATCGCCCTGGAGACGGCAAGTTTTAACAATGAATCTTCAGATGAGCAATCTGATGGTCCTGACCGCAGGTATCTTTATAAACTTATCAGGGAGGGAGAAGAAGTAATCCCCTCGCAGCGGATGATCAGTGGTCGTCTGCTTATGGAAATTCCTCAGGGAGTAATTCAGGCAGGCTTTTACGAACTTGTGCGGGTAGAGGAGAGTGCTTCCGGTGAGGGAAATCCTGAGCCCCTTACGACACTTTCTTTCAATATTGATGAAAATGAGTCACTGATCATGCAGTATGATGTGAGTGACCTGGAGGATATTTTTGAGAACTCCGCCAATGTCAATATTTATGAAGCAGAAAATGTAGAGGCATTTGCAGGTATGATTCGTAGTGAGCAAACCAATACCGCACTCTGGAAATATACTTTGCTCATGGCATTATTATGTTTGCTGACGGAAATATTACTCATCAGATTTCTGTAG
- a CDS encoding dihydroorotase: MNVLLRSVKLIHPSSSLHQKEVDLLIQNGVIKQLAPAGEVKLTDDSIEVINASGKMVSAGWFDMQVSFGDPGEEHKEDLLSGAAAAAAGGFTELALLPNTSPVVQSKSDIRYLISDLEEPVKIHPIAAVTRDAKGDELTEMIDLHHAGAIAFSDGLNPLWHTQVMLKALQYMQKMDSLLINRPEDLHLTQYADMHEGLQSTILGMKGMPVLAETLAIERDLRLLEYVSEMSVGASPRLHFSNISSAAAVKLIREAKQKGLAVSCDVAAHQLYFTDQALSEFDTNLRVNPPLRTEEDRQALIEGIIDGTIDTIVSSHQPHEEESKKCEFELAAFGMSGLQTVLPILSQVFTAEQLLNIVLDKMITTPRALLKIEPVKIEEGAEANLTLFDLESGWTLNDKSNRSKSRNSPFWGQALKGKVWGTFYQNRYRTDIY, encoded by the coding sequence ATGAATGTACTGCTTCGGTCCGTAAAGCTTATACACCCAAGTTCTTCCTTGCACCAAAAAGAAGTAGACCTCCTTATTCAAAATGGAGTCATCAAGCAACTTGCTCCCGCAGGTGAAGTCAAGCTCACTGACGATAGCATAGAAGTAATAAATGCCAGCGGAAAAATGGTTTCGGCAGGTTGGTTTGATATGCAGGTTAGCTTTGGTGACCCCGGAGAGGAGCATAAGGAAGACTTACTAAGCGGCGCTGCTGCTGCTGCTGCTGGTGGATTTACCGAACTTGCACTACTACCCAACACTTCTCCTGTAGTGCAGAGTAAGAGTGATATTCGCTATCTGATCAGCGATCTAGAAGAGCCGGTCAAGATTCATCCCATAGCTGCAGTGACCCGTGATGCTAAAGGGGATGAGCTGACTGAAATGATTGATCTTCATCATGCAGGTGCTATAGCGTTTTCGGACGGGCTAAATCCGCTCTGGCATACGCAAGTAATGCTTAAAGCATTGCAGTACATGCAGAAGATGGATAGCTTACTGATCAACCGACCGGAAGATTTGCACCTGACGCAGTATGCGGATATGCACGAAGGGCTTCAGAGCACCATTCTGGGCATGAAAGGGATGCCTGTGCTGGCAGAAACGCTGGCTATTGAAAGAGACCTCAGGCTTCTGGAATATGTATCGGAAATGTCAGTAGGTGCCTCACCCAGATTGCATTTTAGCAACATATCTTCGGCCGCAGCGGTAAAACTGATCAGAGAAGCCAAACAGAAAGGGCTGGCGGTAAGCTGCGACGTGGCAGCGCATCAATTGTACTTTACTGACCAAGCGCTTTCGGAATTTGATACCAACCTTCGGGTAAACCCTCCTTTGCGGACAGAAGAAGATCGTCAGGCATTGATTGAGGGTATTATTGACGGAACTATTGATACGATTGTCTCTTCCCATCAGCCTCACGAAGAGGAAAGCAAAAAGTGTGAGTTTGAACTTGCTGCCTTTGGGATGAGTGGACTGCAGACGGTACTTCCTATTCTATCGCAGGTCTTTACTGCTGAGCAGTTGCTGAATATAGTGCTGGACAAAATGATTACAACACCACGTGCATTACTGAAAATTGAGCCTGTTAAGATTGAAGAAGGTGCGGAGGCGAACCTTACTTTATTTGACCTGGAAAGTGGCTGGACGTTAAACGATAAAAGCAATCGTTCCAAATCCAGAAATTCACCATTCTGGGGACAAGCATTAAAAGGAAAAGTATGGGGAACGTTCTACCAAAACCGCTATCGTACAGATATATACTGA
- a CDS encoding DUF4199 domain-containing protein codes for MKSPYLILPLKYGVAGGVLSIILFFIVLVVGGNPLISNPLDFIVNSVILLVFIIFSIREFKKIYNSNTLHFWQGINVGFFTAIIIGFTTSFFIYIHLTYINPELLASYRAIISEQLATNKEGFVEQFGEEVYNKSLQDNESVTPLKLALDELIKKKLVIGFFITTIISVVMRQQPLTKKSN; via the coding sequence ATGAAGTCCCCCTATTTAATTTTGCCCTTAAAATATGGAGTAGCCGGGGGAGTTTTGTCAATAATATTGTTTTTTATTGTTTTGGTAGTAGGAGGCAACCCATTGATTTCGAACCCTCTGGACTTTATTGTAAATTCTGTAATACTTCTAGTGTTTATTATTTTCAGTATCAGAGAATTTAAAAAGATTTATAATTCAAACACACTTCATTTTTGGCAAGGTATCAATGTTGGTTTTTTTACAGCCATCATTATTGGGTTCACAACTTCTTTTTTTATATATATTCACCTGACTTATATAAATCCTGAACTGTTAGCTTCTTACAGAGCAATAATTAGTGAGCAGTTAGCTACCAATAAGGAAGGATTCGTTGAACAGTTTGGAGAAGAAGTATATAATAAATCTTTACAAGATAATGAAAGTGTTACACCATTGAAGTTGGCTTTAGATGAGTTGATTAAGAAGAAATTAGTGATCGGCTTTTTTATTACTACCATCATCTCGGTGGTAATGCGACAACAACCTCTAACCAAAAAATCTAACTAA
- a CDS encoding DUF4199 domain-containing protein: protein MNHDLKYGLILGIISIVISASILIIDYTLLASAWWIGLVNIAITVGILIYAGYQLRSENEGVLSFKDAFMSTWLIIVIAGAMATIYSIIQYHLITPELPALIQESIINQSAAMMERFGADDQTIDEMVAELESDNSFSVNNLLLSFFYTSILGGAVLAMIIGLIVKKKPEADFR, encoded by the coding sequence ATGAATCACGATCTTAAATACGGATTGATTCTGGGAATTATCAGCATCGTTATTTCTGCCTCCATTCTTATCATTGATTATACTTTACTAGCCAGCGCGTGGTGGATCGGGCTTGTCAACATCGCAATTACTGTGGGTATACTTATTTACGCAGGTTATCAGCTGAGATCAGAAAATGAAGGTGTACTTTCATTCAAAGATGCGTTTATGTCTACCTGGCTCATCATCGTGATTGCGGGTGCTATGGCCACGATATATAGTATCATACAGTACCATCTCATCACTCCGGAACTTCCCGCCCTGATTCAGGAGTCTATCATCAACCAGTCGGCTGCAATGATGGAAAGGTTTGGTGCTGACGACCAGACCATAGACGAAATGGTAGCCGAACTTGAGTCTGATAATTCATTTAGTGTAAACAATCTGCTGCTCAGCTTTTTTTATACCAGTATACTGGGTGGTGCGGTGCTGGCCATGATCATCGGACTCATTGTGAAGAAAAAACCGGAAGCAGATTTTAGATAA